A part of Candidatus Deferrimicrobiaceae bacterium genomic DNA contains:
- a CDS encoding helix-turn-helix domain-containing protein, with product MIDIGARIKHLRQINGLSQADLAERAGLTKGAISQIERNLASPAVANLLEILSALGETPSSFFAEDDEEKVLFRKSDSLPSDVTGYQAFDTLLPKSRYRTIVAYRAVIRSGRETLPEPAHEGENYVFILSGRLGLRLGKVTFIARKGENLYFRAEQEYAFSNKGKRPVDFLWVKASGR from the coding sequence ATGATCGATATCGGGGCCCGGATCAAGCATCTTCGCCAGATCAACGGCCTCTCCCAGGCCGATCTCGCCGAGCGCGCGGGCCTCACCAAGGGAGCGATCTCGCAGATCGAGCGGAACCTGGCCTCCCCGGCGGTGGCAAACCTTCTCGAGATCCTTTCGGCGCTGGGCGAGACGCCCTCCTCTTTTTTTGCCGAGGACGACGAGGAGAAGGTCCTTTTCCGGAAAAGCGATTCCCTTCCCTCCGACGTCACGGGATACCAGGCCTTCGACACCCTTCTTCCCAAGAGCCGGTACCGGACCATCGTGGCCTACCGGGCGGTGATCCGGTCGGGGAGGGAAACCCTGCCCGAACCGGCGCACGAGGGGGAAAACTACGTGTTCATCCTTTCCGGGAGGCTGGGCCTTCGGCTGGGAAAGGTGACCTTCATCGCCCGAAAGGGGGAAAACCTCTACTTCCGCGCGGAGCAGGAGTATGCGTTTTCGAACAAGGGGAAGCGTCCGGTCGACTTCCTCTGGGTCAAGGCGAGCGGGCGGTGA